The DNA window GGAATTGCAAAACGCTCCTTTAAACAGTATGAAAGGATTTTACGGGCATTGTCTTGGCGCTTCCGGACTTCTGGAAAGTATTATTTCTATGGAAAGTGCCATTCACAATACGTTAATCCCTTCCAAAAATTTTGAAGAACCGGGAGTTTCCCAACCTTTGAATATTATTAAAGAAAACCAGCCTGCTGAAATCAGATATATTCTCAAAACCGCTTCTGGCTTTGGAGGGTGTAATGCTGCCATTGTATTGGAGAAATATTAAAATGAATATGATGAAGAAAACCAGTACCTGTACTATACAAGATTCAAAAATAACCGTTGACGGAAACCTTATTTTTGAAACAGAAAATCAAACTTTCCCTGAATTTGCAAAAGAGGCTTATAAAAGTTTAGAACTCAATTATCCTAAGTTTCATAAAATGGACAGCCTAAGCAAATTAGCTTTCCTGGCAGCTGAAATGCTGTTAAAAGATGAAGACCAAAGCCAGACAGCTCTCGTTTTTGCTAACAAATCAGCCAGTCTGGATACTGATTTTAAATACCAGGAAAGTATCAATTCACAAGAAGAATACTTCCCTAGCCCCGCAGTTTTTGTATACACACTTCCGAATATCTGCGCAGGTGAAATCAGCATTAAACATAAGATGCAGACTGAGAATGCTTTTTTCGTTTTGGATGATTTTGATGAAAATTTTTTAAATGAGTATTCCGAACAGATTCTTCGCTCCGGAAAGGCTGAAAAGGTATTATGCGGCTGGGTAGAATTGTATCAGGAAAATTATAAAGCTTTTGTATATTTGCTAACCTTATAAAAATGTAACAATATAACAATGTGGCAATATTAATGGATAAACCGGTTATTGATACATTGGTAAATTAAACTTAATTATGGAAAACCTAAAAACTGAATTGAAACACAAAATTATTGAAGTTCTAAACCTTGAAGATGTATCTGTAGAGGATATCAAAGATTCAGATCCTTTATTCGGAGGTGGATTAGGACTTGATTCGATTGATGCTTTGGAACTGATTGTTCTTCTTGATAAAAACTACGGAATAAAATTATCTGATCCTAAAAAAGGAAAGGAAATTTTTCAATCCATTGATGTGATGGCTAAATTCATCGAAGAAAACAGAACGAAATAAAGTTAATGTAACAATCTAACAGTGTAACAATGTAGCAATTACTGGTAAATTGTTAGATCGCTGCATTGTTATATTATGTAATACCATGAGTCAAAAAATTGCCATAACAGGAATGGGCATCATTTCCTCTATCGGAAACAACGTAGAGGAAAATTTTATTTCATTACAATCGGGAACCCATGGAATTTCAGATATCCAAATGTTTGAAACCCGCCATGCAGGATCGATTAAAACAGGTGAAATAAAATTATCTAACGAAGAGCTTGTACAGAAACTTCAGCTGAATGAAGACAATAATGTGACAAGAACCTCTTTATTAGGAATGATTGCTGCAAAAGAAGCCGTAGAAAGTGCTAAGATTTCAGATATTAACGGTTATAAAACAGGCCTGATTTCCTCCACCAGTGTGGGCGGAATGGATATCACTGAAAAGTATTTCTACTCTTATGAAGACTTTCCTGAAAAGCAAAAATATATTGACGCTCATGATGCCGGAAATTCCTCATTGGCTATTGCCGATTATTTAGGACTAAAGGGGATGGTTTCCACCATCAGCACTGCTTGCTCATCTGCAGCTAATGCAATTATGATGGGGGCGAAGCTGATAAAAAATGGCGTTTTGGATCGTGTGATCGTCGGAGGAACAGACTCTCTGTCAAAATTTACATTAAACGGGTTCAATACCCTGATGATTCTTACCGATTCTTACAACACTCCTTTTGATAATGACCGGAAAGGACTGAACCTGGGAGAAGCAGCTGCTTTTTTGGTCCTGGAATCCGAAGAAATAGTTAAAAAAGACAATAAACAGGTTTTGGCCTATCTTTCCGGATATGGAAACGCCAATGATGCTCATCACCAGACCGCTTCTTCAGAAAACGGACAAGGTGCATTTTTAGCCATGCAGCAGGCTTTGAAAGTTTCAGGATTGTCTAAAGAAGATATTGATTACATCAACGTTCATGGTACTGCGACCCCTAATAATGATTTATCGGAAGGTATTGCCATGATCAGAATCTTTGGTGATCATCAGGTTCCTGAATTCAGTTCTACAAAAGCATTTACAGGGCATACTCTGGCAGCCGCCGCTGGAATAGAAGCTGTGTTTTCAATCCTTGCGATGCAACATAGCCTTATTTTCCCCAACCTGAATTTCAAAACGAAAATGGAAGAGTTTGATTTGACTCCTGTGACCGAGTTAAAAGAAAAGAATATCACGAATGTTCTTTCCAATTCATTCGGGTTTGGAGGAAATTGTTCAACCTTAATTTTCTCAAAATCATGAGTCCAGTATACATCAACAGTGCATCCTGTATCTCTGCTCAGGACACTTTAAACGAAAATATTCTTCAGAATCTGAAGCCGGAAAATTCGAGCCGAATGTTAAAAGCTATAGATCCTAACTATAAAGAATTCATCCCTCCTGCCATGATCAGAAGGATGTCTAAAACCGTAAAGATGAGCGCTGTTGCTTCCCATTATGCCTTACAGGAAGCAGGAATATCGAAACCGGATGCGATCATCGTAGGAACAGGAATGGGTTGTTCCCAGGATTCTGAAAAGTTTCTCAAAAATGTGATTGATAATGAAGAAGAGTTTTTAACACCTACATTTTTCATTCAGTCGACCCACAACACTGTTGCAGGACAAATTGCGCTGGGATTACAATGCCATGCGTATAACTTCACCTATGTAAACACCTCATCGTCACTGGAATTTTCTTTCCTGGATGCACAACTTCAGATCAATGACGGTGAAGCAGAAAATGTTTTGGCAGGGTCTACCGATGAGCAGACAGCCCGAACCATGGAGCTTTACTGTTTAAATAATACCATTAAAAAAGAAACTGATCTTCCAGTTGATTATTTAACCTCCACAACTGATGGTGTCATTTGGGGAGAAGGAGCGAGCTTCTTTGTGCTGGGAAAAGATAAGACGGCTGGTTCTTATGCGAAGCTTAAAAACATTCAGATTAGCAATAGAGTGGATATCAATGAAGTGATTATCTTTATCCAGGATTATCTGACTAAAAATGATCTTTCAGCACAGGATATTGATGCCGTTATTTTAGGTTTCAGTGGAGATGCAAAATCCGATGTTTATTATACAAAAGCAATGGAAATATTTCCCGATTCGGCTGCATTGTATTATAAGCATTTGAGTGGCGAATTCAACACTGCGAGTGGATTTTCCACTTTCATGGCATGTCATATTTTGAAGGAACAGCAAATTCCGGAAGTCATGATGATCAATGACGTGAAGAAAGAGGAAATAAAAACTGTCCTTCTTTACAATCATTTAGCGGGAAGCGACCACAGTTTGGTATTATTGGAAAAAGCCTAATGGTAATAAATTTGCTTATTTACCTAAAAGAAATGATATAATACTGCGTTATTGTCATTGGCTGCGCCGAATCTTCGATTTCTGACGAAGGAAGAATCTCTTCTGTTATATTTTGATTCTTCATTTCGCTTCGCTACCTTGAGAATGACAAAACAGAGCATTTAAACTCAAAAACAGCCAACGATGAAACATTACCCATTCATTCTATTTTATATTTTTTGTAACGTTTTTATTTATGCGTTTCAAGGAAGCTTTTGGGTTTATGTTGTTTGTTTCATTGCTTTTTCAGCAGTAGTAGTCTGGGGTTCTTTTGATATTGAATTAGGGTATTTCGTCAACAGCATTACCCACAAACGAACAAAAATCAAGGAAGTTGCCTTGACATTTGATGACGGCCCGACTGAATTTACACCAAAATTTTTAGATCTACTCAAAGAACATCAGATCAAAGCAACCTTTTTCTGTATAGGAAAACAGATTGAAAAATATCCTGAAACATTTCAGCGAATCATTGCCGAAGGCCACACTGTTGGCAATCATACCCTATCTCACTCCAATTCTACCGGATTTTTATCCACTTCAAAAATGATTGAAGAGATTGAAAATTGTGATCAGGTAATGAATGATGTCGGGAATATAAAAACGAATTTGTACCGACCTCCTTTTGGAGTTACAAATCCCAATATCGCAAAAGCAATTAGCAAAACCAGCAAACACAGTATCGGGTGGAATGTTCGTTCTTTAGACACAATAATCGATGACGAAAGGAAAATATACCGAAGAATTACTAAAACCCTTAAAAAAGGGAGTATTATTCTGCTTCACGATACTTCAGACAAAACATATCAGGTCGTGGTAGATTTATTAGTATTTTTGAAGGATAAAAAATATTCAACATTCACTGTTGATTCAATTACAAATTCAAAGAAAAAATGATTAAAAATATTGCTTTCGGAGCATTTTTATTGGTTTCCGGGTTCTTTTTTGCCCAAAATACGGCAATGTCAGGAGCTGAAGCAAAAGCATTTGTCTCAAAAGTCTCATCAGAAACGAAGGAGATTAAAACCCTGCAAAGTGATTTTACCCAGACCAAAAAAATGGATTTTCTGGATAAAAACATTGTGACCTATGGAAAAATGTCTTTACAGACTCCTAATATGCTGAGTTGGAAGTACACCAAGCCTTATCAATACGGCATTGTTTTTAAAAGCAACAAAATATACATTAACGATCAGGGGAAGAAATCTTCTGTAGATGCCAAAAGCAAGACGTTTGAGAAAATCAATAAATTAATTGTAGGGAGTTCCAACGGGACAATGTTTAACGATCCTGAATTTACCGTCACTTATTTTAAAAATGGAAATTATAATGTCGCGAAGTTCGTTCCTAAAACATCTCAGCTTCTGAAATACATCAAACAGATTGAGCTTTATTTTCCAAAAAACCAGTCAACGGTTTCACAGGTCAATATGACGGAAGCTTCAGGAGACACTACAAATATTGTATTTAAAAACACCAAAGTCAATGCTTCGATTCCTGCGTCAGAATTTACTTTATAGTCTGATTTTATTGCTGGCTGTGTCCTGTAAAACATATCAGCTTACAGATGCAAAGCCAACAGGAACGACAGAAAAAATGGTTGAGAATCTGTATTTTTCTTCCAAAGAAGATTATGTATACAAGTGTCAGATGGATATTTACAGCAATCATGTAAGCGGTATCCTGATCATCAAAAAATTGAATGAAACGACGCATCGTGTAGTATTAACTTCAGATTTCGGGAATAAGCTGATTGATTTTGAAATTTCTGACAGCGATTTTAAACTCAACTATGTTCTGCCAGATCTGGATAAAAAAATTGTCATCAACTTTTTGAAAAATGATTTCCAGCAGCTTTTAAAAAGACAATATCCGGTGAGCGAAAGCTTTGAGAATGAAAATGCTACTATTTATCTTTCTAAAATTGATAGAAAAAATTACTATCTATTCTTTAACAAAGAAAATGGCTTGCTGAAACAGATCATTTATACTAAAAATAATAAGGAAAAAATCGATTTTACTTTTGATGCAAAAAAGCATATCTTCGCGGATAGCTTACGCCTTCAACACAAGGATTTTAAGATTAATATAAAACTATTTCAAATAACCGAAACCGAATAATTTTAACCTGAAAAAATAGTTTATGCAAACCATTCTTACAGACTTTTATACTCTTACTTCATACGAAAAAGCAGAAAACGGACATTATATCGCCAACATCAGCCTGAACAAGGATCATGATATTTTCAAGGGACATTTTCCTGGAAATCCTGTAACTCCTGGAGTTTGTATGATGCAAATTATTAAGGAACTGACTGAAGAATTTGTAGGTTCAAAATTATTTTTAAAAACAGCTTCCAACGTCAAATTTATGGCAATTATAAATCCTTTTGAAACATCGGATTTGGTTCTTCAACTGGATATTAACGAAAATGAAGAAGATGTTAAAGTAAAAAATATAACCTCTTTTGGCGAGACTATTGCATTGAAATTGTCTGTAAGCTATAAAAAAATACCGTCATGAAACTTATCTTATCATTAGTAACGGCTTTTATTTTTTTCTTTCAGTCGGACATAGAAGCGCTGAGAAACAGCTATGCAAAAGCTACTGAATCCAATGCCAATACAGAAAACTTTATTGAAACTGCAGGGAGACAATCCGGTTCTGATCCGGTAACTATAGGCTATAAAGCTGCTGCTAAGATCATGGAAGCTAAAATTGCTAAAGGAAACAGAAAAGCTTTGGTAAAAACAGGAGCTACGAGTCTTGAAGCAACCATCAAAAGCAATCCGAACAATGCAGAACTTCGCCTGATCAGACTGAGTGTACAGGAAAATATTCCCAAAATAGTAGGATACCGTGGAAGTCTGAAAGATGATAAAGCTTTCCTTCTGAGCAATTACAGCAAGCAAAACACAGCATTAAAAAACTATATCAAAAGGTTTGCAATGCAGTCTAAAACTATTACCGAGGCTGAAAGAGCCACTTTAAAATAAAACCATGTCCTTTCCTGAAGTACAAAATGCAATTTCTGAAAAGAAAATCTGTGTTTTAATACCTACCTATAATAATGAAAAGACTCTGAAAAGGGTCATTGACGGTGTTTTAAATTATACCGGGAACGTTATTGTAGTTAACGATGGATCTACTGATTCTACCCCAAATATCCTTACGCAATATCCGCAAATTATGGTGATTACCTTACCGGAAAATAAAGGAAAAGGTAATGGGTTGAAACTTGGTTTCAGGAAAGCGAAAGAAATGGGGTATCATTATGCGATAACCATTGATTCTGATGGACAGCATTATCCGGATGACATTCCTGTTTTTGTTGAAGCTCTTTTGCAGGAAAAGGAGGATGTTTTATTAATCGGAAACAGAAATATGTCTCAGGATGGAATTCCTAAGAAAAGCAGTTTCGGAAATCGTTTTTCGAATTTCTGGTTTTGGTTTGAAACCGGAATTAAACTGGAAGATACCCAATCGGGCTACAGGCTCTATCCTTTACATAAAATACCAAAAAAATATTTTACTCCAAAATTTGAATTTGAGATTGAAATCATTGTCAGAACAGCATGGAGGCATGTTCCTGTAAAAAATGTGCCGATAAAAGTTCTTTACGATCCTGCTGAGCGGGTTTCTCATTTCAGGCCTTTCAAGGATTTCACCAGAATCAGTATTCTGAATACAATTCTGGTAACGATCACTTTGTTTTATATTATTCCGAGGAATTTTGTGAATAATTTCAAAAAAAAAAGTTTTAAAAAATTCATTCAGGAAGATGTTCTGGAAAGTGATGGCAGCAACCGTACCAAAGCATTTTCTATTGCACTTGGAGTATTCATCGGGCTTTCTCCTTTTTGGGGATTTCAGACATTGCTTGTCATCAGCCTGTCGGTACTTTTAAAACTGAACAAAGTCCTTGCTTTTGTGGCGTCCAATGTGAGTTTACCACCTTTTATTCCTTTTATTATTGCAGCTTCTTTATTTTTGGGAGCACCTTTTGTGCATGGTGATAGTAATATTTTAGGTCAGGATTTAAATTTTGATCTGATTAAAAACAATCTGCTTCAATATATTATCGGCAGTTTTATTTTGAGTACTTCACTAGCAGCGCTGTCAGGAATAATCACTTTTCTTTTTCTTAATAAGCTTAATCCGGAGAATAATTAGGATAAGGATCAAACATAAAAAAGCCCCGAAACCAAAAGATTCCGAGACTTTACCCAATTGAATTATTCTATTTTTATTTTGAAACGATAATCTTTTGTGTGTAATCAATTGAATTTCCATTGATTTTTACCACATAAGCTCCATTGATCAGCTTATCAACCCTAATGGTATTTTCTTTATTAAGATTGATACTTTCTTTAGAGACAATTTTACCGGTGAAATCATAGATAGCCACGGTTGTAATTCCTGAAAGATTCATTCCTGAAGGAGTTTTTATAGTAAACTCATTTTTTACAGGGTTTGGATAAATGGCAATTCCTGTTGACTTTGAAACTTCATTTACAGCCAAAACTCCACATTCTGCCGGAATAGTCTTATCTTCTACCTGATCATTTAAATCTGGTGCAGGCTGATCAGAACCTAGCCATCTTCCATTGAGCCCACCTGATGAAGCATTAACTCCTAAGCCTCTTTTAGCAAAAGTTTTCCAAATCATACATTTATCAACACCTCCTGTTCTAGCTTGTTCAGCAGCTAAAATAGCATCTCTTCCCTTCACAAAATTAGGATAACATGGCTGCAATTTAAGAGCATTTACTACAAGCTGGAGTACTCTGGCACTTCCACTGTTAGGATCAGCTAAAACATTACTGTTATATCCATATTTTTCTACATAGTTCCAGTGAAGGTCCCACAGCATGGTAGCCCAAACGAATCCTATACTATGAGAATTTGCTCTGGTAATCTGAGTACCATCTTTTTCGGTATCATTATATTTCATCCCATTTGTCTTTCCGTATGTATAATCATTAACAGTAAAATCAGGTGAGTACTGTTTCGGTCTCATTCCTGCCCCATTTATTGGCTGTTCATAAACAAAAGTTCCCATTCCTCTGGGAACTGAAGCATTATCTCCAGGTCTATTGGTCAACATCAAAGCAAAAAAATCAGACCACCCTTCACCCATCTGCTCATTTGATATTTTGTAATTTAAACAACCCACAGCTGTGCCGGTAAGACGATTAGAAATGCCATGCCCATATTCGTGAGTGACAATACCATTATCAAGACTTCCATCTCTATAGATATAATTGGGCTTATCGTACTTCAATGTTACATTTACAGAAGTAGATGCTAATTGATTAACAATCGCCACACCTTCAGAATTTTCAATAATTATCGATGGAATAGTAATACTGGAATCACCTCCTGTCATTCCAAGAAAGTTTGTAGAAGTGGCGGCGTTATATATAATTACAGCTTTAGCGCCTTTTAGCTGAGCATTTTTAACCTTAGCCGCAAAATTGCAAGTTCCGCGTTGTATTAAAGCTATTTTCCCCGCTAAATCCTCAGTGATAGAGGCACATCCATCAGTAGGTGTAGTTGTTCCAATATCTCCTGTAACACCAATTACTGTAAGTTTTGGCCCAAAATCCGCAGTTTTACTATTAGGAGTTCTCGATGTATAGGCGGCAGGTGAATTATAAAAAAGGTTCTGCATATTTCGAGGTTCAAATAAGTACATCTGCATCCTTGGCTTCCAGCCATCATCAGATGTAGTAAAATCAGCATTATCATACTTCGCCCCGTCTCTTGCTTCAGCTAAGACCGCATCACCACCATTTCCTCCAAGTCCAAAATTATTAGTCTGGAAATTCTTAGCGGTTTCTGTAAATCCAAATTTATAAAAGACATCATGCACTTTATTATTCACGTAAAACAAGTTGGCTACCGCTGCAGAGGTATAATTCTGTGGTGTTAGTGTGATATCCAATGGAAAATCAAAAGCTCTGGAGGCCCCACCATCAGGTGAAAACTGCGGGGTATCCGTTGCATTTTCATCAGTATAAGCATACACATTATTTCCTCTTGTTATGGTATATTTGTTGGTTCCGTCAGAATGCCATCCTTCAGGAGAAGCAGTAATATCCCACGGATTATTGACTAAAGTTCTATTGCCGAAGTTAGGAGCTTCCACCGGAAATGCGAATACATTATAAGATGCATCATCAGGAGCCAAAACAAAGTTTTTATTCTGTTGGTTCAGTTCCTTCTGTAGCAGGGGAAATATTGCAGGCTGTATACTTCTCTGTGGTTGATTATTTTCCTCCAAACGTTGATAGGCATCAGAATGAAAATTGCAAGACAACGTTAAATTCTCTTTATACAAAACAGAGCCGTCATCAGCACTGATAATCACACTCCAAACATTACTCGTTCCTTTTTCTTCAA is part of the Chryseobacterium lactis genome and encodes:
- a CDS encoding DUF2062 domain-containing protein; the encoded protein is MSFPEVQNAISEKKICVLIPTYNNEKTLKRVIDGVLNYTGNVIVVNDGSTDSTPNILTQYPQIMVITLPENKGKGNGLKLGFRKAKEMGYHYAITIDSDGQHYPDDIPVFVEALLQEKEDVLLIGNRNMSQDGIPKKSSFGNRFSNFWFWFETGIKLEDTQSGYRLYPLHKIPKKYFTPKFEFEIEIIVRTAWRHVPVKNVPIKVLYDPAERVSHFRPFKDFTRISILNTILVTITLFYIIPRNFVNNFKKKSFKKFIQEDVLESDGSNRTKAFSIALGVFIGLSPFWGFQTLLVISLSVLLKLNKVLAFVASNVSLPPFIPFIIAASLFLGAPFVHGDSNILGQDLNFDLIKNNLLQYIIGSFILSTSLAALSGIITFLFLNKLNPENN
- a CDS encoding 3-oxoacyl-ACP synthase, yielding MMKKTSTCTIQDSKITVDGNLIFETENQTFPEFAKEAYKSLELNYPKFHKMDSLSKLAFLAAEMLLKDEDQSQTALVFANKSASLDTDFKYQESINSQEEYFPSPAVFVYTLPNICAGEISIKHKMQTENAFFVLDDFDENFLNEYSEQILRSGKAEKVLCGWVELYQENYKAFVYLLTL
- a CDS encoding beta-ketoacyl-[acyl-carrier-protein] synthase family protein; its protein translation is MSQKIAITGMGIISSIGNNVEENFISLQSGTHGISDIQMFETRHAGSIKTGEIKLSNEELVQKLQLNEDNNVTRTSLLGMIAAKEAVESAKISDINGYKTGLISSTSVGGMDITEKYFYSYEDFPEKQKYIDAHDAGNSSLAIADYLGLKGMVSTISTACSSAANAIMMGAKLIKNGVLDRVIVGGTDSLSKFTLNGFNTLMILTDSYNTPFDNDRKGLNLGEAAAFLVLESEEIVKKDNKQVLAYLSGYGNANDAHHQTASSENGQGAFLAMQQALKVSGLSKEDIDYINVHGTATPNNDLSEGIAMIRIFGDHQVPEFSSTKAFTGHTLAAAAGIEAVFSILAMQHSLIFPNLNFKTKMEEFDLTPVTELKEKNITNVLSNSFGFGGNCSTLIFSKS
- a CDS encoding T9SS-dependent M36 family metallopeptidase — protein: MIKIRLTVKLLLLTSLLSTGVILAQNQEQVIKDYMNSSKGQFQRVDADLKTFKVVNVDHSTSLKGDVVGIQQTINGIPIFGSSANVLIREGKVLSFADTFIKTLPSSIKGKENSQKEALVAGVATKFRGSSTSKNKEDKEVPIKTTTVYFEKNGTLILGYHFDVEEKGTSNVWSVIISADDGSVLYKENLTLSCNFHSDAYQRLEENNQPQRSIQPAIFPLLQKELNQQNKNFVLAPDDASYNVFAFPVEAPNFGNRTLVNNPWDITASPEGWHSDGTNKYTITRGNNVYAYTDENATDTPQFSPDGGASRAFDFPLDITLTPQNYTSAAVANLFYVNNKVHDVFYKFGFTETAKNFQTNNFGLGGNGGDAVLAEARDGAKYDNADFTTSDDGWKPRMQMYLFEPRNMQNLFYNSPAAYTSRTPNSKTADFGPKLTVIGVTGDIGTTTPTDGCASITEDLAGKIALIQRGTCNFAAKVKNAQLKGAKAVIIYNAATSTNFLGMTGGDSSITIPSIIIENSEGVAIVNQLASTSVNVTLKYDKPNYIYRDGSLDNGIVTHEYGHGISNRLTGTAVGCLNYKISNEQMGEGWSDFFALMLTNRPGDNASVPRGMGTFVYEQPINGAGMRPKQYSPDFTVNDYTYGKTNGMKYNDTEKDGTQITRANSHSIGFVWATMLWDLHWNYVEKYGYNSNVLADPNSGSARVLQLVVNALKLQPCYPNFVKGRDAILAAEQARTGGVDKCMIWKTFAKRGLGVNASSGGLNGRWLGSDQPAPDLNDQVEDKTIPAECGVLAVNEVSKSTGIAIYPNPVKNEFTIKTPSGMNLSGITTVAIYDFTGKIVSKESINLNKENTIRVDKLINGAYVVKINGNSIDYTQKIIVSK
- a CDS encoding LolA family protein, which encodes MIKNIAFGAFLLVSGFFFAQNTAMSGAEAKAFVSKVSSETKEIKTLQSDFTQTKKMDFLDKNIVTYGKMSLQTPNMLSWKYTKPYQYGIVFKSNKIYINDQGKKSSVDAKSKTFEKINKLIVGSSNGTMFNDPEFTVTYFKNGNYNVAKFVPKTSQLLKYIKQIELYFPKNQSTVSQVNMTEASGDTTNIVFKNTKVNASIPASEFTL
- a CDS encoding phosphopantetheine-binding protein; translated protein: MENLKTELKHKIIEVLNLEDVSVEDIKDSDPLFGGGLGLDSIDALELIVLLDKNYGIKLSDPKKGKEIFQSIDVMAKFIEENRTK
- a CDS encoding polysaccharide deacetylase family protein, which translates into the protein MKHYPFILFYIFCNVFIYAFQGSFWVYVVCFIAFSAVVVWGSFDIELGYFVNSITHKRTKIKEVALTFDDGPTEFTPKFLDLLKEHQIKATFFCIGKQIEKYPETFQRIIAEGHTVGNHTLSHSNSTGFLSTSKMIEEIENCDQVMNDVGNIKTNLYRPPFGVTNPNIAKAISKTSKHSIGWNVRSLDTIIDDERKIYRRITKTLKKGSIILLHDTSDKTYQVVVDLLVFLKDKKYSTFTVDSITNSKKK
- a CDS encoding beta-ketoacyl synthase N-terminal-like domain-containing protein, producing MSPVYINSASCISAQDTLNENILQNLKPENSSRMLKAIDPNYKEFIPPAMIRRMSKTVKMSAVASHYALQEAGISKPDAIIVGTGMGCSQDSEKFLKNVIDNEEEFLTPTFFIQSTHNTVAGQIALGLQCHAYNFTYVNTSSSLEFSFLDAQLQINDGEAENVLAGSTDEQTARTMELYCLNNTIKKETDLPVDYLTSTTDGVIWGEGASFFVLGKDKTAGSYAKLKNIQISNRVDINEVIIFIQDYLTKNDLSAQDIDAVILGFSGDAKSDVYYTKAMEIFPDSAALYYKHLSGEFNTASGFSTFMACHILKEQQIPEVMMINDVKKEEIKTVLLYNHLAGSDHSLVLLEKA
- a CDS encoding 3-hydroxyacyl-ACP dehydratase, whose amino-acid sequence is MQTILTDFYTLTSYEKAENGHYIANISLNKDHDIFKGHFPGNPVTPGVCMMQIIKELTEEFVGSKLFLKTASNVKFMAIINPFETSDLVLQLDINENEEDVKVKNITSFGETIALKLSVSYKKIPS